One Terriglobia bacterium DNA segment encodes these proteins:
- a CDS encoding aldo/keto reductase, with amino-acid sequence MEFATISGTDIKASRIGLGTWGMGGWMWGGTEEQESIRTIRAALDSGINLIDTAPVYGFGRSEEIVGRAIAELGKRDQDVLPYARQNQISTLTYGSLCRGLLSGRMKPDTRFTGDDLRQVDPKFQPPRYAQYLRAVERLDELAQKHYGKRVIDLAVRWVLDQPGVTVALWGARHPGQLAAVDRVTRWKLDPGAIQSIEEIIRETVTDPVGPEFMAPPARQERVPA; translated from the coding sequence ATGGAATTTGCGACTATTTCAGGCACTGATATAAAAGCATCCCGCATCGGCCTCGGCACTTGGGGCATGGGGGGCTGGATGTGGGGAGGCACCGAAGAGCAGGAATCCATCAGAACCATTCGCGCCGCACTCGACAGTGGAATCAACTTGATCGACACCGCCCCCGTCTATGGCTTCGGCCGCTCGGAAGAGATTGTGGGCCGGGCCATCGCAGAATTGGGCAAGCGCGATCAGGACGTGTTGCCGTACGCCCGGCAGAACCAGATCAGCACACTGACATATGGATCTCTGTGCCGCGGATTGTTGAGCGGACGGATGAAGCCGGACACCCGATTCACAGGCGATGACCTTCGCCAGGTTGATCCCAAGTTTCAGCCCCCACGCTACGCGCAGTACTTGAGGGCGGTGGAACGGCTCGACGAACTTGCGCAGAAGCATTATGGAAAGCGGGTGATCGACCTGGCGGTCCGGTGGGTGCTCGACCAGCCCGGGGTCACCGTGGCCTTGTGGGGTGCGCGCCATCCCGGACAATTGGCGGCGGTGGACCGCGTGACCCGGTGGAAGCTGGATCCGGGCGCGATCCAAAGCATTGAAGAAATCATTCGCGAAACCGTCACCGATCCGGTGGGGCCTGAGTTCATGGCTCCACCTGCAAGACAGGAGCGGGTGCCAGCCTGA